From the Deinococcus sonorensis KR-87 genome, the window TGGCGTGTGCTTCCACACCGGGAAACCCAGCGGGTACAGCAAGCGGGTGATCTTCGGGCGTCAGTACTGAGCGCGGGCCGGTGGGCCACGGTTCAGAAATGCGGCGACCGCGCCGGTCTGCATCCTCTATCATGCGGGTTATGACTGTTGAACCGATGCGCGTGGTGGTCGCCACCTCCAACGCGGGCAAAGTGGCCGAGATTCAAGACGCGCTCCAGGACCTGGGCTGGGAGCTGCTGGCCCTGAATGACCCCCGGCTACCCCGGCTGATGCTGCCGGAGGAGACCGGCAGCACCTACGAGGAGAACGCCGCCCTGAAAGCCTGCGCCGTGACGGCCCAGACTGGTCTGGTGGCGCTGGCCGACGACAGCGGGCTGGAAGTGGCGGCGCTGTCGGGGGCACCCGGCGTGTACAGCGCGCGCTACGGCAACGTGGGCAGCGATACCGAGCGCAACCTGTACCTGCTGGAGCAGATGCGTGGCAAGACGGAAAGAGCCGCGAAGTTCATCTCGGTGCTGCTGCTGTCGTACCCGGACGGGCATCTGGAAACCTACCGGG encodes:
- the rdgB gene encoding RdgB/HAM1 family non-canonical purine NTP pyrophosphatase, with protein sequence MTVEPMRVVVATSNAGKVAEIQDALQDLGWELLALNDPRLPRLMLPEETGSTYEENAALKACAVTAQTGLVALADDSGLEVAALSGAPGVYSARYGNVGSDTERNLYLLEQMRGKTERAAKFISVLLLSYPDGHLETYRGEVQGELLQGPRGQNGFGYDPLFLLPDGRSMAELSVQEKRAISHRGRALDALKAAHAHGLPGREVSRLE